A genomic window from Fibrobacterota bacterium includes:
- a CDS encoding glycosyl transferase: protein MSKYGYFDDAKKEYVVTNPATPIKWCNYVGTLAFGGIVDTTGGSLICKGDPALNRITKYLAWMPNSDFKGSTIYFKVKDAAGKVEIFSPFVTPTLVPMDKWECHVGLSYSRWNVEYKGLKIQITVFVPTGSSVLLQDIQVTNTGAPVSVDIVPVYEFSHFDALKHLTNADWVPQTMTTKAHVEPSGHVVLEQYAFMKRDFEVNYFTANQPCASFETDRRKFLGQNEMGSFAKPLSLLEDKLSSSTCVRGDTLAAEQFAVGTLATGATYRVVTQLGKEQSIDAAKASIAKYRDLANVDAAFAELANFWAGYLQAVQIKTPDASFNSMVNVHNPRQCHTTKNWSRYLSLYQLGYGSDRGIGFRDSSQDLLGVMSHMPEEARVLAENLLSVQKVDGSAMHQYFPSTMEANEGDSREKEDRPKFYGDDHLWIVLTVAGYLKETGNLAFLDKAIPFYDKDKHTGKALETGSVWEHICRSLRFTWNNRGQHGLPLLGFADWNDTVNLPTGAESMFNANLFGKALVEAIDVAETTGKADEAAEFRKYYAEMKKIVNDVTWDGKWWKRYFDEKGNPIGSNENTYGKLYTNGQSWPVISGFAEGERALTALQSTFDIMNTKNGIKLSWPGYQGFDPKLGGVSTYPPGAKENGGIFLHANPWVMIAETIVGNGDRAFQYYTQINPAAKNEILDEFESEPYCYPQNILGDEHPQFGLGRNAWLSGTSSWTYQAATQYICGVRASFAGLVVDPCIPKAWDSFEIVRKWRGATYKISVKNPSKISKGVKSMVVDGKAVEGNVAPLFTSGEHTVEVVLG, encoded by the coding sequence ATGTCCAAGTACGGCTACTTCGACGACGCCAAGAAGGAATACGTCGTCACCAATCCCGCCACTCCGATCAAGTGGTGCAACTATGTCGGAACGCTCGCGTTCGGCGGCATCGTGGATACCACCGGCGGCAGTCTGATCTGCAAAGGCGATCCGGCGCTCAACCGCATCACCAAGTACCTGGCCTGGATGCCCAATTCCGACTTCAAGGGCTCCACCATCTACTTCAAGGTCAAGGACGCCGCGGGCAAGGTCGAGATCTTCTCGCCCTTCGTGACCCCCACCTTGGTTCCCATGGACAAGTGGGAATGCCACGTGGGATTGTCCTACAGCCGCTGGAACGTGGAGTACAAGGGTCTCAAGATCCAGATCACCGTGTTCGTGCCCACCGGGTCGTCCGTGCTCCTCCAGGACATCCAGGTCACCAACACCGGTGCGCCCGTATCCGTGGACATCGTGCCCGTGTACGAGTTCAGCCACTTCGACGCGCTCAAGCACCTGACCAACGCCGACTGGGTGCCCCAGACCATGACCACGAAGGCTCACGTCGAGCCTTCCGGCCACGTGGTGCTGGAGCAGTACGCGTTCATGAAGCGCGACTTCGAGGTGAACTACTTCACCGCCAACCAGCCCTGCGCGAGCTTCGAGACCGATCGCCGCAAGTTCCTGGGCCAAAACGAGATGGGCTCGTTCGCCAAGCCCCTGTCGCTTCTGGAAGACAAGCTCTCCAGCTCCACTTGCGTTCGCGGCGACACCCTAGCCGCCGAACAGTTCGCGGTGGGCACGCTCGCCACCGGCGCCACCTACCGCGTGGTGACCCAGCTGGGCAAGGAACAGTCGATCGACGCCGCCAAGGCTTCCATCGCCAAGTACCGCGATCTGGCCAATGTGGATGCCGCCTTCGCCGAGCTTGCCAATTTCTGGGCGGGCTACCTGCAGGCCGTGCAGATCAAGACCCCGGACGCGTCCTTCAACTCGATGGTCAACGTCCACAACCCCCGCCAGTGCCACACCACCAAGAACTGGTCGCGGTACCTTTCGCTCTACCAGCTCGGCTACGGCTCCGACCGCGGCATCGGCTTCCGCGACTCCTCGCAAGACCTGCTGGGCGTCATGAGCCACATGCCGGAAGAAGCCCGCGTGCTGGCGGAAAACCTGTTGTCGGTCCAGAAGGTGGATGGTTCTGCCATGCACCAGTACTTCCCCTCCACCATGGAAGCCAACGAAGGCGACTCCCGCGAGAAGGAAGATCGTCCGAAGTTCTACGGCGACGACCACCTGTGGATCGTGCTGACCGTGGCCGGCTACCTCAAGGAGACCGGAAACCTGGCCTTCTTGGACAAGGCGATTCCGTTCTACGACAAGGACAAGCACACCGGCAAGGCCCTTGAGACAGGATCTGTCTGGGAGCACATCTGCCGCAGCCTGCGCTTCACCTGGAACAACCGCGGCCAGCACGGCCTGCCGTTGCTGGGCTTCGCCGACTGGAACGACACGGTCAACCTGCCCACCGGCGCCGAATCCATGTTCAACGCGAACCTGTTCGGCAAGGCCCTGGTGGAAGCCATCGACGTGGCGGAAACGACCGGCAAGGCAGACGAAGCCGCCGAGTTCCGCAAGTACTACGCCGAGATGAAGAAGATCGTCAACGACGTGACCTGGGACGGCAAGTGGTGGAAGCGCTACTTCGACGAGAAGGGCAACCCCATCGGCTCCAACGAGAACACCTACGGCAAGCTCTACACCAACGGCCAGAGCTGGCCCGTGATCTCCGGCTTCGCCGAAGGCGAGCGCGCGCTCACCGCCTTGCAGAGCACCTTCGACATCATGAACACGAAAAACGGCATCAAGCTTTCGTGGCCCGGCTACCAGGGATTTGATCCGAAGCTCGGCGGCGTGTCCACCTATCCTCCCGGGGCCAAGGAAAACGGCGGCATCTTCCTGCACGCCAACCCCTGGGTGATGATCGCGGAAACCATCGTGGGCAACGGCGATCGCGCGTTCCAGTACTACACCCAGATCAACCCGGCCGCCAAAAACGAGATCCTGGACGAGTTCGAGTCCGAGCCGTACTGCTATCCCCAGAACATCCTGGGCGACGAGCATCCGCAGTTCGGATTGGGTCGCAACGCTTGGCTCTCCGGCACCTCCTCCTGGACCTACCAGGCCGCCACGCAGTACATCTGCGGCGTGCGCGCTTCGTTTGCGGGCCTGGTGGTGGATCCGTGCATCCCCAAGGCCTGGGACTCCTTCGAGATCGTCCGCAAGTGGCGCGGCGCCACCTACAAGATCTCGGTGAAGAACCCCTCCAAGATCTCCAAGGGCGTGAAGTCCATGGTGGTGGACGGCAAGGCAGTCGAGGGCAACGTGGCGCCCTTGTTCACCTCCGGCGAGCACACCGTCGAAGTCGTTCTGGGATAA
- a CDS encoding PadR family transcriptional regulator, which produces MTKRQPAANRYDLVLLGALAEKPASGYDILMLIRDRGMDRWARISTSTVYARLQRLEKSNQIEGRADREGNRPERTIYTISEKGRKTLAQEVVRHLTGFNDDPRTLGFAYLDALAPHQVMLELKRHEKHLVSEIEALDQLIANHKRPTLHPEGPFLNCMSRDHLSVELRYVQAAKQILSETKNHTLLRGFFAINDSLASV; this is translated from the coding sequence ATGACAAAACGGCAACCGGCCGCAAATCGATACGATCTGGTCCTCCTGGGGGCGCTGGCAGAGAAGCCCGCTTCGGGGTATGACATCCTGATGTTGATTCGGGATCGGGGCATGGATCGTTGGGCGCGCATCAGCACCAGCACGGTGTATGCACGGTTGCAGAGACTGGAAAAGTCCAATCAGATCGAAGGTCGGGCGGATCGCGAAGGCAATCGTCCGGAGCGGACCATCTACACGATCTCCGAAAAGGGCCGCAAAACCTTGGCGCAGGAGGTGGTCCGCCACCTCACGGGTTTCAACGACGATCCGCGTACGCTGGGATTCGCCTATCTGGATGCGCTGGCGCCCCACCAGGTGATGCTGGAGCTCAAGCGCCATGAAAAACACCTGGTCAGCGAGATCGAAGCCCTGGACCAGTTGATCGCCAACCACAAGCGGCCCACCTTGCATCCGGAAGGGCCGTTCCTCAACTGCATGAGCCGCGACCACCTCTCCGTGGAACTGCGCTACGTGCAAGCGGCCAAGCAGATTTTGTCAGAAACGAAGAACCACACCCTTCTCAGGGGTTTCTTCGCCATCAACGACTCCTTGGCGTCCGTCTAG
- a CDS encoding chitobiase/beta-hexosaminidase C-terminal domain-containing protein: MPTRYWPKAWLAAVPLAALASILSCQSTTIIEEDPSNTAGVHYVHFRVADSASIPDSLWYKSPLDSGTESFSVEGTGLMVRLIPFLNQLGDKDSMAIHNYRMGLHLGTAIVKPVDYMELSGVRTVRSGADSLAVSLLRTFDSLRKATPSSLKDTTAAGKCAAFQQAVAEWVFRGHPSAAAYKRLAPQGLDTAKVNRQILILAAKSGLTLGEVVKQWSLSLDYTGARRLVSALVLDSSSLNPFQLEAALRMDTLHLGEPPVGLLGKIRGKKGIKSVEYVIANDSGVRSDRFVLADAPDLKVNPEMLDFAGQPTFVPRANAALGTYTLRVHVADNLGNEQFYVTAFNVAAALDHVGPDLTVVDPLAPVVRDYADPDLVVKVKVRDPSGVKSVKIGGVEADQGSGENWSLKIVVPVDSVGREVKIEAWDGANNTTVKTILIRRNQKPIPTAPRLKLVGPANGTLIAFEDSVVRVVWKAETDFGKIDSVTIDGVLAKPQNDTWVGELTLPANGKVSSFGVRAYSSVSLMATEYVSLGRKADSAGPVVKWVSPSQGHREAYDVKTLEVIVSSADPSGLDSVRIDGKKPDTVGGIWKANIGLSGPGELTRIHVKSWDRAHNVTDSVLLVSRDPIPGQLPPQYRWVKPDKSSGTIIPFAEASYLAQCVLTDISGIDSSSVLINGVLATRVNDSVWERKVDLPPDGKGQTITLEAKNKRGVSISGFVAVARAADAEKPTFTRWTDTRDLSVLFDTTSVEVGWTAKDNDLIAKAWIQDSLIAGDATGYHLRVALAVATQWIKFRAVDPAGNEVRDSVSIERRTDTVKSVNLSDTNGRLRSGTFWVKLGCATAGATIRYTLDGSEPISTSPIYADSIKIDTTITLKARGFAVGRVDGPVVTQGYQMAVPVEVYAGWNQSLVKLSDGSLWGFGQMFCNADDASTGCVSYSVAFPTPRKIADSVMTATSGLESELWIANDKVLYGVGTNVDGEMAFGSINRLARPTQLSRRGVKARAFGDIGGRQTMVLMEDGSLWGCGSLFGGNNYVFEKVSDSVVDMGGGQRGLAYFLKKDGSFWIKGANYSVSFSSDKFVKLFDSVKVIPERINRTLIVAKNDNTVWAWGANDNYQMGVGVLPSVSGVIRVPDFDGQDVKGIAMGENHSFVLLKNGDMYGMGSMVSGLILGGIQGFSYPKFIGKGIRSVSSGAYHALLLDNSGILRTYGTNTFGVLGRSIDAGNDSRVFF; encoded by the coding sequence ATGCCTACACGTTACTGGCCAAAGGCCTGGCTTGCCGCTGTTCCCTTGGCGGCCCTGGCCAGCATTTTGTCCTGCCAAAGCACAACGATTATCGAGGAAGATCCTTCCAACACGGCGGGTGTGCACTACGTGCACTTTCGGGTGGCGGATAGCGCCTCCATCCCGGACAGTCTCTGGTACAAGTCGCCATTGGATTCTGGAACGGAGTCGTTTTCCGTAGAGGGCACGGGGCTGATGGTGCGGCTCATTCCGTTTCTCAACCAATTGGGCGACAAAGACTCCATGGCCATCCACAATTACAGGATGGGGCTGCACCTGGGGACTGCCATCGTTAAGCCGGTGGATTACATGGAGCTTTCTGGCGTACGCACAGTGCGCTCGGGTGCCGATTCGCTGGCCGTGAGCTTGCTGCGGACCTTCGATAGCCTCCGCAAGGCCACTCCCAGCTCCTTGAAAGACACCACCGCCGCAGGAAAATGCGCGGCGTTCCAGCAGGCGGTGGCGGAATGGGTGTTCCGTGGCCACCCAAGTGCTGCCGCGTACAAACGGCTTGCTCCACAGGGACTGGATACAGCCAAGGTGAATCGTCAGATTCTGATATTGGCGGCCAAGTCTGGTCTTACGCTGGGCGAGGTGGTCAAGCAGTGGAGCTTGTCGTTGGATTACACCGGTGCCCGTCGACTTGTGTCGGCCCTCGTGTTGGATTCTTCAAGCCTGAATCCATTCCAGCTGGAAGCCGCGCTGCGCATGGATACGCTGCATCTCGGCGAGCCTCCGGTGGGGCTGCTGGGCAAGATCCGCGGAAAAAAGGGCATCAAGAGTGTGGAGTATGTCATCGCAAATGATTCTGGTGTCCGCTCAGATCGGTTCGTGCTGGCGGATGCTCCCGACCTCAAGGTCAATCCAGAAATGCTTGATTTTGCGGGCCAACCCACCTTTGTGCCGCGCGCCAATGCTGCGCTGGGCACATACACGCTGCGGGTGCATGTGGCAGACAATCTGGGAAATGAACAATTCTACGTCACCGCCTTCAATGTGGCGGCGGCGCTGGATCATGTCGGGCCGGATCTTACCGTCGTAGACCCTTTGGCGCCCGTGGTGCGCGACTATGCGGACCCCGATCTGGTAGTGAAGGTAAAGGTGAGAGATCCCAGTGGAGTGAAGTCCGTGAAGATCGGCGGCGTGGAGGCTGATCAAGGCAGTGGCGAAAATTGGTCACTGAAAATCGTGGTGCCCGTCGATTCTGTGGGCCGCGAGGTGAAGATCGAGGCTTGGGATGGCGCGAATAATACCACGGTCAAAACGATCCTGATCCGGCGCAACCAGAAACCCATTCCCACGGCGCCGCGTCTGAAGCTTGTGGGTCCGGCCAACGGCACCTTGATCGCCTTTGAGGATTCTGTGGTGCGCGTGGTATGGAAGGCGGAAACAGATTTTGGAAAGATTGACTCTGTGACGATTGATGGAGTGCTGGCCAAGCCACAAAACGATACCTGGGTGGGCGAACTGACCTTGCCCGCCAATGGCAAGGTCTCCAGCTTTGGAGTTCGCGCCTACAGTTCGGTGTCGCTGATGGCGACAGAATATGTCTCGCTCGGTCGCAAAGCCGACAGCGCCGGCCCTGTGGTGAAGTGGGTCTCTCCCAGCCAGGGGCACCGGGAGGCCTACGATGTGAAAACGCTGGAAGTCATTGTTTCCTCGGCAGATCCGTCCGGACTGGATTCCGTGCGCATCGACGGCAAGAAGCCGGACACGGTCGGCGGCATCTGGAAAGCGAACATTGGCTTGAGCGGCCCTGGGGAGTTGACAAGAATTCATGTGAAGTCCTGGGATCGTGCTCATAACGTGACGGATTCTGTATTGCTGGTGTCGCGCGACCCAATTCCCGGCCAGTTGCCCCCCCAGTACCGCTGGGTGAAACCAGACAAGTCCTCTGGGACGATCATCCCGTTTGCAGAGGCCAGCTACTTGGCCCAATGCGTTCTGACCGACATTTCCGGGATTGATAGCTCCAGCGTGCTGATCAATGGCGTGTTGGCGACGCGAGTCAATGATTCGGTGTGGGAGCGAAAGGTGGATCTGCCGCCGGACGGCAAAGGCCAGACTATCACCTTGGAGGCCAAGAACAAGCGGGGCGTATCGATCTCAGGATTCGTTGCGGTGGCGCGCGCGGCAGATGCGGAAAAGCCGACATTCACCCGCTGGACCGACACCAGGGATCTAAGCGTATTGTTCGATACCACCTCGGTGGAAGTGGGGTGGACCGCTAAGGACAACGACCTCATCGCCAAAGCCTGGATCCAGGATTCTCTGATTGCCGGTGATGCGACGGGCTACCACTTGCGCGTGGCCCTGGCGGTGGCGACGCAATGGATCAAGTTCCGGGCGGTGGACCCGGCGGGCAACGAGGTCCGCGACAGCGTGAGTATCGAGCGTCGGACGGATACCGTCAAGTCGGTGAACTTGTCCGACACAAACGGCAGGCTGCGTTCGGGCACCTTCTGGGTGAAGCTCGGCTGCGCCACGGCGGGCGCCACCATCCGCTACACATTGGATGGCTCGGAACCCATATCGACCTCGCCGATCTACGCCGACAGCATCAAGATCGACACGACGATCACGCTTAAGGCGCGGGGGTTTGCGGTGGGGCGCGTGGATGGGCCGGTAGTGACGCAAGGATATCAGATGGCGGTGCCAGTGGAGGTGTACGCAGGGTGGAACCAGAGCTTGGTAAAACTTTCGGATGGAAGTCTTTGGGGCTTTGGTCAAATGTTTTGTAATGCGGACGATGCGTCAACCGGTTGCGTAAGTTATTCCGTGGCATTTCCTACTCCGAGGAAAATAGCTGACAGCGTTATGACGGCTACTTCTGGGCTAGAATCTGAGCTTTGGATTGCGAACGATAAAGTATTGTATGGTGTAGGTACAAATGTCGATGGCGAAATGGCCTTTGGATCCATTAATCGGCTAGCAAGACCCACCCAGCTTTCTCGGAGGGGTGTCAAGGCTCGGGCTTTTGGTGACATTGGAGGGCGTCAGACAATGGTATTGATGGAGGATGGCTCCCTCTGGGGGTGTGGATCACTGTTTGGAGGGAATAACTATGTTTTTGAAAAAGTCTCGGATAGCGTTGTGGATATGGGTGGAGGTCAAAGGGGGCTTGCCTACTTTTTGAAGAAGGATGGTTCATTTTGGATTAAAGGTGCGAATTATTCGGTTTCCTTCTCTTCAGATAAGTTTGTAAAGCTGTTTGATTCTGTTAAGGTGATTCCTGAGAGAATAAATAGAACGCTGATCGTAGCAAAAAATGACAATACGGTTTGGGCATGGGGTGCGAATGACAATTATCAGATGGGCGTTGGTGTGTTGCCGTCAGTTTCTGGAGTGATTAGGGTTCCTGATTTTGATGGGCAAGATGTTAAGGGGATCGCGATGGGGGAAAATCACTCCTTTGTTCTTCTAAAGAATGGCGACATGTATGGAATGGGTTCAATGGTTTCGGGTTTGATTCTTGGCGGGATCCAGGGGTTTAGCTATCCGAAGTTCATAGGCAAAGGAATTCGCTCAGTCAGCTCTGGTGCATATCATGCGCTTCTGCTGGATAATAGCGGGATTTTGCGAACTTACGGAACAAATACTTTCGGTGTTTTAGGGCGATCGATAGATGCCGGGAACGACAGCAGGGTGTTTTTCTAG
- a CDS encoding SGNH/GDSL hydrolase family protein — MASRLPRRAASAFGLLMIGNLHAAIPAMPRLNAGLQTYGSPASGLPTLVDGKYKTASWSISAGSWAAWKLPSAPGKVALAWNNPSYTWSDWVTNASNCKQGANLTFPADYEILTSSNSTDGTDGDWTSRLKVTGNKVSSRMHIVQTGADVWVKMAIQAGTGSLDEIEIHDASVSTEDTWAFIGTSITSGAFKSDFPAVGDFQSWMSQSSANGNWPLVVRAGIPCIVSTDVSSNIGRYLEMLDGVKNWAIEMGTNDAWGGGTGNVASFKAAMQLVIDSAKGRGVRVFLARTPATNSTLTDGKWQVNPAFLTAIDDLVRTNGLVEGADLNAYFTKYPSDLSSDGVHPNAKGYAAIHNQWANALLLRSVYAPMSSVDKIRRGADLRFVSDRAGTRLRIDGAQGPLWLVSIDGAKRKIGVDGQGWIPREWGLTGVQFVQTQGQVRAVFVGR; from the coding sequence ATGGCTTCACGCTTACCCCGCAGGGCCGCTTCGGCTTTTGGACTTCTGATGATCGGCAATCTTCATGCGGCCATTCCCGCGATGCCCCGCCTGAATGCCGGATTGCAAACGTACGGCTCCCCGGCCAGCGGGCTTCCCACCTTGGTGGATGGGAAATACAAGACCGCTTCGTGGTCGATTTCGGCGGGATCCTGGGCGGCTTGGAAGTTGCCTTCCGCACCGGGGAAGGTGGCCTTGGCCTGGAACAATCCGTCCTACACCTGGTCGGATTGGGTGACCAACGCGTCCAACTGCAAACAGGGAGCGAACCTCACGTTCCCTGCCGACTATGAAATCCTGACGTCTTCCAACTCCACCGATGGCACCGATGGCGACTGGACCAGCCGACTCAAGGTGACCGGCAACAAGGTGTCCAGCCGCATGCACATCGTCCAGACCGGCGCGGATGTCTGGGTGAAGATGGCCATCCAAGCCGGGACGGGGAGCTTGGATGAAATCGAGATCCACGACGCTTCCGTCTCCACGGAGGATACCTGGGCGTTCATCGGGACGAGCATCACTTCGGGCGCATTCAAGAGCGATTTTCCGGCTGTCGGGGATTTCCAAAGTTGGATGAGCCAAAGCTCCGCGAATGGCAATTGGCCCCTGGTGGTTCGGGCGGGAATCCCGTGCATCGTCTCCACGGATGTCTCGAGCAACATCGGGCGATACCTGGAAATGCTCGATGGCGTGAAGAACTGGGCGATCGAGATGGGCACCAACGATGCCTGGGGCGGCGGGACAGGAAATGTCGCGAGCTTCAAGGCGGCCATGCAGCTGGTGATCGATTCGGCCAAAGGGCGCGGTGTTCGGGTGTTCCTGGCCCGCACCCCCGCCACCAACTCCACCCTGACCGACGGCAAATGGCAAGTCAATCCGGCGTTCCTGACGGCCATCGACGATCTGGTCCGCACCAACGGCTTGGTGGAGGGGGCTGACCTGAATGCCTATTTCACCAAATATCCCAGCGACCTCTCGAGCGACGGGGTGCATCCCAACGCCAAAGGATATGCGGCCATCCACAACCAGTGGGCGAACGCACTGTTGCTGCGCTCGGTCTATGCGCCCATGAGTTCTGTTGACAAAATACGGCGAGGTGCCGATTTGCGCTTCGTGTCCGACAGGGCCGGAACGAGGTTGAGGATCGACGGCGCGCAAGGGCCTCTCTGGCTGGTTTCGATCGATGGAGCCAAGCGCAAGATCGGAGTGGATGGCCAGGGGTGGATCCCGCGCGAGTGGGGTCTGACCGGAGTGCAATTCGTGCAAACCCAAGGACAAGTGCGAGCGGTGTTCGTGGGACGGTAG